The proteins below come from a single Desulfovibrio litoralis DSM 11393 genomic window:
- the rny gene encoding ribonuclease Y yields the protein MGALEATIIIGVLIVGLVIGYIIHKTVGVKRLNDAQELSKRIIEEARKEALAQKKEILIQGKDEAIEHKRLVQQELKELERELKTKDKKLQDQSEKLEEKFEKITQKEQEVLGVEKDLTRKERKITELEETLNLKINEQEKRLQEVSGLTQEEARSLILQDVEGKTRHDAARMMRLIETEAKEIADRKAKDIIANAIQRYAGDYVGEQTVTAVTLPSEEMKGRIIGREGRNIRALEAATGVDLIIDDTPETVILSAYSPLRRQVAKMALERLIQDGRIHPARIEDIVKKVEQELDVQIREVGEQATFDVGVHGIHPDIVRLLGQLRYRTSFSQNVLQHSLEVASLCGMMAAELGLDIKKAKRAGLLHDIGKAVDHEIEGPHALIGADIAKKYGESKEIIHAIAAHHEDVPLKSTLSVLTQAADCLSGARPGARKELLENYVKRLEDLENIAVSFEGVSKAYAIQAGREVRVMVNSDDVDDDSTYLLCKDISDKIEKNLTYPGQIRVTVIRERRAVGFAK from the coding sequence ATGGGGGCTTTAGAAGCAACCATTATTATTGGCGTTCTTATTGTCGGATTGGTGATAGGTTATATCATTCATAAAACAGTAGGGGTTAAACGTCTTAATGATGCTCAAGAATTATCTAAGCGTATTATCGAAGAGGCCAGAAAAGAAGCACTGGCTCAAAAAAAAGAGATATTGATACAAGGTAAAGATGAGGCTATTGAACATAAACGCTTGGTACAACAAGAATTAAAAGAACTAGAAAGAGAACTGAAAACAAAAGACAAAAAACTTCAAGATCAGAGTGAAAAACTTGAAGAAAAATTTGAAAAAATCACTCAAAAAGAACAAGAAGTCTTAGGTGTTGAAAAAGATCTGACGCGTAAAGAGCGTAAAATTACAGAACTTGAAGAAACATTAAATTTGAAAATTAATGAACAAGAAAAACGCTTGCAAGAAGTTTCCGGCTTAACCCAAGAAGAGGCCAGAAGCTTGATTTTACAAGACGTTGAAGGTAAAACTCGTCATGATGCCGCACGCATGATGCGCCTTATTGAAACAGAGGCGAAAGAAATCGCCGACCGTAAGGCAAAAGATATTATCGCTAATGCTATCCAGCGTTATGCCGGTGATTATGTTGGTGAACAAACGGTTACGGCGGTTACTCTTCCTAGTGAAGAAATGAAAGGGCGTATTATTGGTCGAGAAGGGCGTAATATAAGAGCGTTAGAGGCTGCGACCGGCGTTGACCTTATTATTGATGATACACCGGAAACCGTTATTTTATCGGCTTATAGCCCTTTACGCAGACAGGTTGCTAAAATGGCGCTAGAGCGTCTTATTCAAGATGGGCGTATTCACCCGGCAAGAATCGAAGATATTGTAAAAAAAGTAGAACAAGAACTTGATGTTCAAATTAGAGAAGTCGGCGAACAGGCAACTTTTGACGTTGGCGTACACGGAATTCACCCTGATATAGTCAGACTTTTAGGACAGTTACGCTATCGAACCAGTTTTTCTCAAAATGTTTTGCAACACTCTCTTGAGGTTGCGTCTTTATGTGGAATGATGGCGGCTGAGCTTGGCTTAGATATTAAAAAAGCTAAGAGAGCCGGGTTGTTACATGATATTGGTAAAGCTGTCGATCATGAAATAGAGGGACCGCATGCTTTGATTGGTGCTGATATTGCTAAAAAATACGGCGAAAGCAAAGAAATTATTCATGCGATTGCTGCCCACCATGAAGATGTGCCTTTAAAGTCAACCTTGTCTGTTCTTACTCAAGCGGCAGACTGTTTATCAGGAGCTAGACCGGGGGCAAGAAAAGAATTGCTTGAAAACTATGTAAAACGTTTGGAAGACCTTGAAAATATAGCTGTTTCTTTCGAGGGTGTATCTAAAGCTTACGCTATTCAAGCGGGTAGAGAAGTTAGAGTTATGGTTAACTCAGATGATGTTGATGATGATTCTACTTATTTATTATGTAAGGATATTTCTGATAAAATAGAAAAAAATCTTACCTATCCCGGACAAATTCGAGTTACTGTTATTCGTGAACGTCGTGCGGTTGGGTTTGCAAAATAA
- a CDS encoding methyl-accepting chemotaxis protein — translation MTLKQQLIIKLTPVILLLLLFITIYTQYTARNQAVQNAYLRANSIAAEESTHIQQIVSEALGRTEDMAAMNRLEYNSGKVSREQIMNIVHASFEAAPKLAGMSACWLDIDGKNAELINTKHGNNKGMLGAYWSRNNQGQLTYAQLDNFQNEPYFTLPIKAGRSILTDPYVDNTSGHPIMMVTISSPISINGNPIAVATADISLENLSTLIKNITPYQTGYAFVVSEKGTILAHPNPELIGKDATLLPSVDKQNILKDLQSKEHFEYDLVLDGSKEKVITSLNSFTLIEGERPWFFGVVLPREKVLAEATEQLYLTLGICVIGILISLGLLFVVANSITKPLQKLVNTANEIAKGNYSNKGDSTASCREINELNTALDSMLENLLHTLKDAENSKNIAETEMTNAKQATEHAEQARMNAEEGQKKIFLAAEHIENVSTRLSTAAEQLSAQVETVKQSVADQRLQLADSASAMAEMNSTVVDVAHNASNAANSSSTAKTNALQGSEIVHTSINSMQIVQKNTEELYKEMSTLGKQAESIGTIITVIDDIADQTNLLALNAAIEAARAGEAGRGFAVVADEVRKLAEKTISATSEVGNAISTIQQLTERSIRAMETTTNNLSKATEQVRTSGDSLSNIVNATEQTAVQISSIATAVEEQSATSQHIGSSLDHISKQSEHMVQTMNESSQAVIDLAHQAQELESLVANLRKSNA, via the coding sequence ATGACTTTAAAACAGCAACTTATAATAAAACTTACTCCTGTTATTTTATTACTGCTTCTATTTATTACTATATACACTCAATATACTGCTCGCAACCAAGCGGTTCAAAACGCCTATTTAAGAGCAAATTCAATTGCAGCAGAAGAGTCAACTCATATTCAGCAAATTGTGAGTGAAGCTCTTGGGCGAACTGAAGACATGGCGGCAATGAATCGTCTTGAATATAACTCAGGCAAAGTTTCTCGAGAACAAATAATGAATATTGTGCATGCAAGTTTTGAAGCTGCTCCTAAATTAGCCGGAATGAGTGCTTGTTGGCTTGATATTGACGGAAAAAATGCAGAATTAATAAATACCAAACATGGTAATAATAAAGGAATGCTTGGGGCTTATTGGTCTCGAAACAATCAAGGTCAACTAACTTATGCCCAGTTGGATAATTTTCAGAATGAACCTTATTTCACTTTACCTATCAAAGCAGGAAGAAGTATTCTAACAGATCCATATGTAGATAATACAAGCGGACATCCGATAATGATGGTAACAATTTCAAGCCCAATTTCAATTAATGGAAACCCTATTGCTGTGGCAACGGCTGATATATCGCTTGAAAATTTATCTACGCTTATAAAAAACATTACACCGTATCAAACAGGATATGCCTTTGTGGTCTCTGAAAAAGGAACTATTCTCGCACACCCAAATCCTGAACTTATTGGCAAAGACGCAACACTATTACCATCTGTAGATAAGCAAAATATATTAAAAGATCTACAAAGCAAAGAACATTTTGAATATGATCTGGTGCTTGACGGCTCGAAAGAAAAAGTTATCACCTCATTAAATTCGTTTACACTTATTGAAGGTGAACGTCCGTGGTTTTTTGGTGTTGTATTACCTCGAGAAAAAGTTTTGGCAGAAGCCACAGAACAACTTTATTTAACTCTGGGAATTTGTGTAATAGGCATTTTAATATCTCTTGGACTTTTATTTGTTGTAGCAAACAGCATAACAAAACCTTTACAAAAACTTGTTAATACCGCTAACGAAATCGCTAAAGGAAATTATTCCAACAAAGGAGACTCTACTGCTTCTTGTCGCGAGATTAATGAACTAAATACAGCACTTGACAGCATGTTAGAGAATCTTCTTCATACCTTAAAAGATGCAGAAAACAGTAAAAATATCGCAGAAACTGAAATGACTAATGCGAAACAAGCAACGGAACACGCAGAACAAGCCCGTATGAATGCAGAAGAAGGGCAAAAAAAGATATTCTTGGCAGCAGAACATATTGAAAATGTAAGCACCAGACTTTCAACAGCCGCCGAACAGCTTTCTGCTCAAGTAGAAACTGTTAAGCAAAGTGTAGCAGATCAACGCTTACAACTGGCCGATTCGGCTTCTGCAATGGCAGAAATGAACAGTACTGTTGTAGATGTAGCCCACAATGCAAGCAATGCCGCCAACAGCTCAAGCACTGCAAAAACAAACGCTTTGCAAGGCTCAGAAATTGTGCATACATCTATAAACTCCATGCAAATTGTACAAAAAAATACTGAAGAGCTTTATAAAGAGATGTCGACTCTTGGAAAACAAGCAGAGTCTATTGGTACTATCATTACCGTTATTGATGATATCGCAGATCAAACAAACCTCTTGGCTCTTAATGCTGCAATTGAAGCAGCAAGAGCAGGAGAAGCCGGACGAGGATTTGCTGTCGTTGCTGATGAAGTAAGAAAACTGGCCGAAAAAACAATTTCTGCAACAAGCGAAGTAGGAAACGCAATCTCGACAATTCAACAACTCACTGAAAGAAGTATCCGTGCGATGGAAACAACAACAAACAACCTCAGTAAAGCCACAGAACAAGTGCGTACATCTGGAGATTCGCTTTCAAACATTGTTAATGCAACTGAACAAACAGCTGTTCAGATAAGCAGTATTGCGACAGCCGTTGAGGAACAGTCTGCTACTAGCCAACATATTGGTAGCTCTCTTGATCATATCAGTAAACAATCGGAACATATGGTTCAAACCATGAATGAATCATCACAAGCAGTTATAGATCTTGCACACCAAGCTCAAGAATTGGAAAGCCTAGTCGCAAACCTTAGAAAGAGTAATGCATAG
- a CDS encoding RsmB/NOP family class I SAM-dependent RNA methyltransferase has product MPHKSLIQNSGSARECAVKVLTKVILKKEELQATLDNTIKIYKSKTELNFSEQDTALTTELSYGCLRKYQYISELLKKFLQKPNKLPDTFKIRLTIAVYELLFLKGTPDYASLYLHVQGIKAEHGQKLANVANAVLREIQRLGEKVLNIDYFKTQEPQLDQLSIYSAFYSMPLWIVKLWFSAYGEEQALLLLKGSSTKAPLGLRVNLNHKDAQSLINEIKDHANYKIHNAGFGFQTLPSELKAKLNLLQKEGQISRQSAASQEILWEFNTVWEACKKQQNKNKVLWDACAGHGGKCTALAEQNVPVSLASDLSFSRLKGLKKELLRLNLSIPIARLSVPYAALKQKFDAILLDAPCSGLGTLSRHPDIALNRKPEDLTRLIQTQAKMLSHCIAQLENSGHLIYITCTLNPAENEEQIEKVLQENPELKLIKTWHTPYDSPFNEFFWAAHLQKS; this is encoded by the coding sequence ATGCCACATAAATCTTTAATACAAAACTCCGGTTCTGCTCGTGAATGTGCCGTTAAAGTCTTAACCAAGGTCATTTTAAAAAAAGAAGAGTTGCAAGCAACTTTAGACAACACAATCAAGATCTATAAATCAAAAACAGAACTCAACTTTTCCGAACAAGATACTGCCCTTACTACTGAGTTAAGTTACGGTTGTTTACGCAAATATCAATATATAAGCGAACTTTTAAAAAAATTCTTGCAAAAACCCAATAAACTGCCTGATACGTTTAAAATACGCCTCACAATCGCTGTTTATGAGTTATTGTTTTTAAAAGGAACGCCTGACTACGCTAGTTTATATCTACATGTACAAGGTATAAAAGCGGAACACGGTCAAAAATTAGCCAATGTTGCCAACGCTGTTTTACGAGAAATTCAAAGGCTTGGCGAAAAAGTTTTAAACATAGATTATTTTAAAACCCAAGAACCTCAACTCGACCAACTCTCTATATATTCGGCGTTTTACTCAATGCCCCTTTGGATAGTTAAGTTGTGGTTTAGTGCCTATGGCGAAGAACAGGCGTTATTGTTGCTTAAAGGGTCTTCTACAAAAGCACCTCTCGGTTTAAGAGTAAATCTAAATCACAAAGACGCTCAAAGTTTAATCAACGAAATAAAAGATCACGCAAACTATAAAATTCATAATGCCGGTTTTGGCTTTCAAACCCTCCCAAGCGAGTTAAAAGCAAAACTTAATCTTTTACAAAAAGAAGGGCAAATTTCCCGCCAATCAGCCGCCTCGCAAGAAATTTTATGGGAATTTAATACAGTCTGGGAAGCCTGTAAAAAACAACAAAATAAAAACAAGGTGTTGTGGGACGCTTGTGCCGGACACGGAGGAAAATGTACGGCTCTAGCGGAACAAAACGTACCTGTCTCTCTTGCCAGCGATCTATCCTTTTCTCGCTTAAAAGGTTTAAAAAAAGAGCTGTTGCGTTTAAATTTATCTATCCCAATCGCAAGACTCTCGGTTCCTTATGCCGCTTTAAAACAAAAGTTTGATGCAATTCTATTAGACGCACCCTGTTCAGGGTTGGGAACGCTATCAAGACACCCGGATATAGCTCTTAATCGTAAGCCGGAAGACCTCACAAGACTTATTCAAACTCAAGCTAAAATGTTATCTCACTGTATAGCTCAGCTTGAAAACAGCGGACATCTAATATACATTACCTGTACCCTTAATCCCGCCGAAAATGAAGAACAAATAGAAAAAGTGTTGCAAGAAAACCCTGAGTTAAAGTTAATTAAAACATGGCACACCCCTTATGATTCGCCTTTTAACGAATTTTTTTGGGCGGCACATTTACAAAAATCTTAA
- a CDS encoding linear amide C-N hydrolase, translating into MLNYNKKILFLFLFAYLLFSNYNALACTDIFLRGKNNLIHARTMEFAIPLASSIFKVEKNTKFQSTNSKNETSLEWKNKYAYIGIDSPVIAYRDPLDGINEEGLSISALWLNNTKFLAKAEDENAIASTHLISYLLGTCKNIPELKNTIQKLKIWGEPLKRLGQIPTVHLACADADGNYIVVEFINGKTKVYDNPYKALTNDPEFLTMKQICATGKGVNSGSRRLIRAAKFAKKQNYNNKIEAQKATEKYFNSIHIPFQFKKTYTQWYVIKDLQDKKLFFYSDGKLNNVYSFKQ; encoded by the coding sequence ATGTTAAATTATAATAAAAAAATATTATTCTTGTTTTTATTCGCTTATCTATTATTCAGTAATTACAACGCATTAGCCTGCACAGATATTTTTCTTAGAGGAAAAAACAATTTAATTCACGCAAGAACAATGGAATTTGCAATTCCTCTGGCCTCTTCCATTTTTAAAGTAGAAAAAAATACTAAGTTTCAAAGTACCAATTCAAAAAATGAAACAAGCCTCGAGTGGAAAAATAAATACGCATATATAGGAATAGACAGCCCGGTAATAGCATATCGAGACCCTCTCGACGGAATTAACGAAGAAGGTTTGTCTATTTCGGCTTTATGGTTAAACAACACAAAATTTTTAGCAAAAGCAGAAGATGAAAACGCCATTGCGTCTACCCATCTTATAAGCTACCTTCTCGGAACTTGTAAAAATATCCCCGAATTAAAAAATACTATACAAAAACTCAAAATATGGGGTGAGCCTCTCAAAAGATTAGGGCAAATTCCCACAGTCCATTTAGCTTGTGCCGATGCTGATGGAAATTATATTGTTGTTGAATTTATCAACGGCAAGACCAAGGTTTATGATAACCCTTATAAAGCCTTAACAAATGACCCTGAGTTTCTCACAATGAAACAGATTTGTGCAACTGGCAAAGGCGTAAACAGCGGAAGCAGAAGACTTATCAGAGCAGCCAAATTCGCTAAAAAACAAAACTATAACAACAAGATAGAAGCACAAAAAGCAACAGAAAAATATTTTAATTCTATACATATTCCTTTTCAGTTCAAAAAAACTTATACCCAATGGTACGTTATAAAAGATTTACAAGATAAGAAATTGTTTTTTTATAGCGATGGAAAGCTAAATAATGTATATAGTTTCAAACAATAA
- a CDS encoding HU family DNA-binding protein: protein MNKSELIKALSEKSNIPVEEATIIVKEFFDKMKDALTKGNRVEIRGLGSFKLKEYPPYSGRNPRTGAIVNVSAKRLPFFRAGKDLKDFINK, encoded by the coding sequence ATGAATAAGAGCGAATTAATTAAGGCTTTATCAGAAAAAAGTAATATTCCTGTAGAAGAAGCTACTATAATCGTAAAAGAGTTTTTTGACAAGATGAAAGATGCCTTAACAAAAGGTAATCGTGTTGAAATTCGTGGTCTCGGAAGCTTTAAACTAAAAGAATATCCTCCTTATTCAGGGCGTAACCCCAGAACCGGTGCAATCGTAAACGTTTCTGCTAAACGTCTTCCTTTTTTCAGAGCCGGTAAAGACCTAAAAGACTTTATTAACAAATAA
- a CDS encoding UshA-like (seleno)protein family 2: MLKPKKFTVWALAFLCSLLLSNIAEARYLEELTDSKAPKPVLRLAYIAESWGELYPCPGUGKTKIGGLARRASVLKALRQAAKDGNYPLLEIIGPHEFLADYRGYGSKPTLDKEKAIKTFWLYNALQPDLAYTSKETEEWLRTAALKLNSGYFTFTDNSLVFKKLKIADANLNIGFVLAPEALGAKNTLTANQIDAIKKMAEEKRKDVDLLVLISPWGFATENLAISTWLKELNLFDLLLGAGEGSALSLSLSSKNLSLAWSRSDKKGAGINVIDFFELPPKDSRSDWAWVADDNIKGDIIPLSDAIHDDPEIAKLIESRVKTN, from the coding sequence ATGCTAAAGCCTAAAAAATTTACCGTTTGGGCTTTAGCTTTTTTATGCTCATTACTATTGAGTAATATTGCAGAGGCGAGATACTTAGAGGAATTGACAGATAGTAAGGCACCTAAGCCTGTTTTGCGTCTTGCATATATCGCCGAAAGTTGGGGTGAATTATATCCTTGCCCAGGTTGAGGTAAGACCAAGATTGGTGGACTGGCTCGGCGGGCTAGTGTGTTAAAGGCTTTACGACAAGCTGCAAAAGATGGAAATTATCCTTTACTTGAAATTATCGGACCACATGAGTTTTTAGCTGACTACCGTGGATATGGTTCAAAACCGACTTTAGACAAAGAAAAAGCTATAAAAACTTTTTGGCTTTATAATGCCCTTCAGCCTGATTTAGCTTATACTAGTAAAGAAACTGAAGAATGGCTTAGGACTGCTGCCTTAAAATTAAATAGTGGATACTTTACTTTTACCGACAATAGTCTTGTTTTTAAAAAATTAAAAATAGCTGATGCAAATCTAAATATTGGCTTCGTGTTAGCTCCTGAAGCGTTAGGAGCAAAGAATACTCTTACGGCGAATCAAATTGACGCAATAAAAAAGATGGCTGAAGAAAAAAGAAAAGACGTTGATTTATTGGTGTTAATTTCTCCATGGGGGTTTGCGACTGAAAATTTAGCTATTTCTACTTGGCTTAAAGAGTTAAATTTATTTGATTTACTTTTAGGGGCAGGCGAAGGCTCTGCGTTATCTCTAAGTCTTAGTTCAAAAAATCTTTCTTTAGCTTGGTCTCGCTCAGATAAAAAAGGAGCAGGGATTAACGTTATTGACTTTTTTGAACTGCCACCTAAAGATTCACGAAGCGATTGGGCTTGGGTCGCTGATGATAATATTAAAGGTGATATAATTCCTTTATCTGATGCTATTCATGATGACCCTGAAATTGCTAAACTTATTGAAAGCCGTGTAAAAACTAATTGA
- the serS gene encoding serine--tRNA ligase, protein MLDLKLLQKNLDQVAKALSARNSNINLNEFIELDEKRKTLLKEVELLKAERNQISSEVAKLKKSGQETIEQMAGSPWNDRNDLAPRLKKPGQDASELMEKSIKLGERIKELDQETEAVKQNLNNFLLNIPNIPDASVPFGKSEEDNPELHKFGTIKNFDFTPKEHWELGQNLNGLDFDLAGKLTGSRFTVYKGWAARLERALVNFFLDVQTTEHGYLEVIPPFMVNRKTMTGTGQLPKFEEDLFKLENWDYFLIPTAEVPLTNMFADDFIEENKLPMGVTAATPCFRSEAGSYGKDTKGLIRQHQFTKVEMVRFAHPDDSFNQLEKMREHAETLLQRLELPYRVITLCTGDMGFSSAKTYDLEVWLPGQNKYREISSCSNCTDFQARRANIKFKPNGGKAEYVHTLNGSGLAVGRTLVAVLENGQQKDGSIKLPKALVPYMGGLEHITA, encoded by the coding sequence ATGCTTGATCTTAAATTACTTCAAAAAAACTTAGACCAAGTTGCTAAAGCTTTATCCGCTCGCAATTCAAATATTAACTTAAATGAATTCATAGAATTAGATGAAAAACGTAAAACATTACTAAAAGAAGTCGAACTTTTAAAAGCAGAACGCAACCAAATTAGTAGTGAAGTTGCCAAACTTAAAAAGTCAGGGCAAGAAACTATTGAACAAATGGCTGGTTCGCCTTGGAATGATCGCAACGATTTAGCTCCCAGACTTAAAAAGCCAGGGCAGGACGCCTCTGAACTAATGGAAAAATCCATTAAACTCGGAGAAAGAATCAAAGAATTAGACCAAGAAACCGAAGCTGTAAAGCAAAACCTTAACAACTTTTTGCTTAACATTCCTAATATACCTGATGCTAGTGTGCCTTTTGGAAAAAGTGAAGAAGATAATCCAGAACTCCATAAATTTGGCACAATCAAAAACTTTGACTTTACTCCAAAAGAACATTGGGAACTAGGACAAAACCTTAACGGTTTAGATTTTGACCTAGCAGGAAAATTAACAGGCAGTCGTTTTACCGTTTATAAAGGTTGGGCAGCCAGATTAGAGCGTGCCTTAGTCAACTTTTTTCTTGATGTCCAGACCACTGAACATGGTTATCTCGAAGTAATTCCACCATTTATGGTAAACCGCAAAACAATGACAGGCACAGGGCAACTGCCTAAATTTGAAGAAGACCTCTTTAAACTTGAAAATTGGGATTATTTTTTAATTCCCACAGCCGAAGTGCCTTTAACCAATATGTTTGCTGATGATTTTATTGAAGAAAATAAACTACCTATGGGTGTAACTGCTGCGACTCCATGCTTTCGTTCAGAAGCCGGAAGTTACGGAAAAGATACTAAAGGCTTAATTCGTCAACATCAATTTACTAAAGTAGAAATGGTGCGTTTTGCTCACCCTGATGATTCCTTCAATCAGCTAGAAAAAATGCGTGAACACGCCGAAACGCTGTTACAACGCTTAGAACTTCCATACCGTGTTATTACTTTATGCACTGGCGATATGGGATTTTCATCGGCAAAAACTTATGACCTTGAAGTTTGGCTACCCGGACAAAATAAATATCGTGAGATTTCGTCTTGTTCTAACTGCACTGACTTTCAAGCACGCCGTGCCAATATTAAGTTTAAGCCAAATGGCGGAAAAGCCGAATATGTCCACACCTTAAACGGTTCAGGTCTGGCGGTAGGCAGAACACTTGTGGCTGTACTGGAAAATGGACAACAAAAAGATGGAAGCATAAAACTGCCTAAAGCCCTTGTGCCTTATATGGGCGGGCTAGAACATATTACAGCTTAA
- a CDS encoding dual CXXC motif small (seleno)protein: MWKPTPREAQTTMPCKKCNQAVKILRSCHQAYIICEHCHTKFTIQEYLPIMDTAMEEFMEAINCDRI, encoded by the coding sequence ATGTGGAAACCAACCCCAAGAGAAGCTCAAACCACTATGCCATGTAAAAAATGTAATCAGGCTGTTAAAATTCTGCGAAGCTGTCATCAAGCCTATATTATTTGTGAACATTGTCATACCAAATTTACAATTCAAGAATACCTGCCTATTATGGATACCGCTATGGAAGAATTTATGGAAGCAATAAATTGCGACCGTATTTAA
- a CDS encoding tRNA lysidine(34) synthetase encodes MSRHQVNYVQAQCIKAAGKLMQEMQMVKSGSRIGVAVSGGADSYVLMKVLKIRQSILPFKFELFALHINPGFDPNDHLILQEWLLSEGIPYHMELTDHGPRAHSEENRTGSPCFLCAKLRRKRLFELCGKYNLSHLAFGHNADDLVSSFLMNLFQTGRVEGMSMAEPFFRNTLQIIRPLMLLEKKIIEKAAKAWKLPISKNSCPSSGTSNRAKIMQDLNIFCDGHKNRRKNISNGLVRWQLEKHMALLNNE; translated from the coding sequence ATGAGTCGTCATCAGGTTAATTATGTACAAGCACAATGCATTAAGGCAGCCGGAAAACTAATGCAAGAAATGCAAATGGTTAAAAGCGGTTCACGCATAGGAGTGGCTGTTTCTGGCGGGGCAGACAGTTATGTACTTATGAAAGTTTTAAAAATTCGCCAAAGTATACTCCCTTTTAAATTTGAACTTTTCGCTCTACATATTAACCCGGGTTTTGACCCTAATGACCACCTTATTTTACAAGAATGGTTGTTAAGCGAAGGCATTCCGTATCATATGGAGCTGACCGATCATGGTCCGAGGGCTCACTCAGAAGAAAATCGCACTGGTTCTCCTTGTTTTTTATGTGCAAAATTAAGACGTAAGCGTTTGTTTGAGTTATGTGGTAAATATAATTTAAGCCATTTAGCTTTTGGACATAACGCAGACGACTTAGTCAGCAGTTTTTTAATGAATTTATTTCAAACGGGCAGAGTAGAGGGAATGTCTATGGCTGAACCGTTTTTTAGGAATACATTACAAATAATTAGACCATTAATGTTGTTAGAAAAGAAAATTATTGAAAAAGCCGCAAAAGCTTGGAAGTTGCCAATAAGCAAAAATAGTTGTCCTTCTAGCGGAACAAGCAACAGGGCAAAAATTATGCAAGATTTGAATATTTTTTGTGATGGGCATAAAAATCGCAGAAAAAATATCAGTAATGGGCTTGTGCGTTGGCAATTAGAAAAACATATGGCTTTATTAAACAACGAATAA
- a CDS encoding Ada metal-binding domain-containing protein, which produces MLKKSIKIFLLSVVVFLMLLSSIQAQKILYKGNIESKIYHAPHCRFYDCKKCTASFDSKQKAEQAGFRPCKVCKP; this is translated from the coding sequence ATGCTTAAAAAAAGTATAAAAATATTTTTGCTTTCTGTTGTTGTCTTCTTGATGCTTTTAAGTTCAATACAAGCACAAAAAATCCTTTATAAAGGCAATATTGAATCAAAAATATATCATGCACCGCATTGCAGATTTTACGACTGTAAAAAGTGTACTGCTTCTTTTGACTCAAAACAAAAAGCAGAACAAGCGGGCTTTAGACCTTGTAAAGTTTGTAAACCTTAA